The genomic segment GGATCAAAGTCGGCAATGCTATCGATCTTAATTTCAGAGGCGGCACGCACGGCGGGTTGGTAGGCTGAGGTAAAGAGCGGCTCCGTACCATAGTTTAGAAAGCTCTCGCGTGCCTTATCGTAGGAATACACGTGAAAGTCGATCACTCCAGACTCCATGAATGCGCGCGTGCGGGCGATGGGATATGGAACAAAATTAATCTTGTACCCAGTCGATGGCGCACAACGTTCGACGATCTCTTTGATGAATCCTTTGGGATGACCCTCACGTCCACCGAAAGCGTACGGTGGCCAGTAATCATCGTTCATGATGAGTTCTGGTGTAGGCGCTTGTTGCAACTTCGCATTTGGACTGGGTTCCGCTGCCTGCAAAAAGGTTGTTTTTAGCAGCAAAAACAAAACCATTCCTGTGTAAAAACGCTGGGATTTCGGATTCGGATTTTTATTCGTTGATTCCATAATCAATAAAATCTACGTGGTTAAATTATGGCACATGTGAGACTGGGTACGCTGTTACCATGTTTTTGTTGGGTCGGACGTTGACTTGTACATACTGCTCACCATTGATCCCAGCATTTTTTATTTTGAACCAGATCGCATTGGAATT from the Deltaproteobacteria bacterium genome contains:
- a CDS encoding amino acid ABC transporter substrate-binding protein yields the protein MESTNKNPNPKSQRFYTGMVLFLLLKTTFLQAAEPSPNAKLQQAPTPELIMNDDYWPPYAFGGREGHPKGFIKEIVERCAPSTGYKINFVPYPIARTRAFMESGVIDFHVYSYDKARESFLNYGTEPLFTSAYQPAVRAASEIKIDSIADFDPLRMGGLLGLVYTPEFKKYIDDRAAKGRYDVTDQEAVNIIKLMNNRIDVFVNHKNTILWFAGQQGYRDRVKVLDYVVKRANYFVSLSKKSPRLQGEEATRFLASMDSCIRQLKSTSFYQQLTEKYHIEE